One genomic segment of Longimicrobiales bacterium includes these proteins:
- a CDS encoding uroporphyrinogen-III synthase, which yields MSGGALAGLRVAVTRTSEQASALVEQLEREGAQVAAFPLIRIEPVMPAGELAALLRQEWDWVVFTSANAVRLCAAAFGSQHATLGAVLPPARVAVVGPATAEAARAEGLDVTAMPETFIGDEVAAAMGGAPMLQGRRVLWPRAAGARDVVEATLRAAGATVTSPVVYRSVPDEQNARNLARRLLQHDIDVVTFTSPSCVRSLSAVLPELHGAKVAAIGPVTAEAARNAGYTVDVVAAEYTADGIVKALIAAFGAE from the coding sequence ATGAGCGGCGGTGCGCTCGCCGGGCTCCGCGTCGCCGTGACGCGCACGTCGGAGCAGGCGTCTGCACTGGTGGAGCAACTCGAGCGGGAGGGTGCGCAGGTGGCGGCCTTCCCGCTCATCCGTATCGAGCCGGTGATGCCCGCGGGCGAGCTTGCGGCCCTGCTCCGCCAGGAGTGGGACTGGGTCGTGTTCACGTCCGCGAACGCCGTCCGCCTGTGCGCCGCCGCATTCGGGTCGCAGCATGCGACGCTGGGCGCCGTCCTGCCGCCGGCGCGTGTCGCGGTCGTGGGCCCGGCAACCGCCGAGGCGGCGCGGGCGGAGGGACTGGACGTGACCGCAATGCCGGAGACGTTCATCGGCGACGAGGTCGCGGCAGCCATGGGCGGTGCACCGATGCTGCAGGGACGGCGCGTCCTCTGGCCGCGGGCGGCCGGTGCACGCGACGTCGTCGAAGCAACGCTCCGCGCCGCCGGCGCGACGGTCACCTCCCCCGTGGTGTACCGCAGCGTCCCCGACGAGCAGAACGCCCGGAATCTCGCGCGCAGGCTCTTGCAGCACGACATCGATGTCGTGACGTTTACATCGCCCTCGTGCGTGCGCAGCCTGAGCGCGGTACTGCCCGAGCTGCACGGCGCGAAAGTCGCAGCGATCGGACCGGTCACGGCAGAAGCCGCGCGGAACGCGGGCTACACCGTCGACGTCGTGGCGGCAGAGTACACGGCGGACGGTATCGTGAAAGCGCTGATCGCGGCGTTCGGAGCGGAGTGA
- a CDS encoding nucleotide sugar dehydrogenase, with translation MSKADAAQADSFANLLTRIEDGVAVCGVVGLGYVGLPLGIEMARRGFRVIGYDVSQRVVDSLNDGRSHIQDVSDAMLAEARANGGFEATTDAARLAECDVISICVPTPLGKTRDPDVSYVVAATESVARVLRAGQLIILESTTYPGTTREVLLPAFEQKGLEVGRDFFLCFSPERVDPGNERWQIHNTPKVIGGITRRCVEAGVGIYSRVMEQVVPVSSPEAAELAKLLENTFRAVNIALVNEMAQASDRLGVDVFEVIEAAATKPFGFMKFTPGPGIGGHCIPLDPHYLAWKMKTLNYRTRLIDLAGEINSEMPRFVIEKVRDALNDRGRALKGSRVLLIGVAYKKDIDDIRESPALDIIRLLEEKGATVLYHDPYVPEVREDGHVWTSVPFTAETLAAADCVVITTDHSDVRYEELVDLPIPVLDTRNAMKGMDGLNVIGLSGAGARAVSRAETVPA, from the coding sequence ATGAGCAAAGCGGACGCGGCGCAGGCGGACTCCTTCGCGAATCTGCTCACCAGGATCGAGGACGGGGTCGCGGTGTGCGGCGTCGTCGGGCTCGGCTACGTGGGACTCCCGCTCGGCATCGAGATGGCGCGACGCGGCTTCCGCGTCATCGGCTACGACGTCTCCCAGCGTGTCGTGGACAGCCTCAACGACGGCCGCTCGCACATCCAGGACGTGAGCGACGCCATGCTGGCGGAGGCGCGCGCCAACGGCGGCTTCGAGGCGACCACGGATGCTGCACGCCTCGCGGAATGCGACGTGATCTCGATCTGCGTGCCGACACCGCTCGGCAAGACGCGCGACCCGGACGTCAGCTACGTCGTTGCGGCGACGGAGTCCGTGGCGCGCGTGCTGCGCGCGGGGCAGCTCATCATCCTGGAATCGACGACGTATCCGGGCACGACACGCGAGGTGCTGCTGCCCGCCTTCGAGCAGAAGGGGCTCGAGGTCGGCCGCGACTTCTTCCTCTGCTTCAGCCCCGAGCGCGTGGACCCCGGCAACGAGCGCTGGCAGATCCACAACACGCCCAAGGTGATCGGCGGGATCACGCGCCGCTGCGTGGAAGCGGGTGTCGGGATCTACAGCCGCGTCATGGAGCAGGTCGTGCCCGTTTCCTCGCCCGAGGCCGCGGAGCTCGCCAAGCTGCTGGAGAACACGTTCCGCGCGGTGAACATCGCGCTCGTCAACGAGATGGCGCAGGCGAGCGACCGGCTCGGCGTGGACGTGTTCGAGGTCATCGAGGCGGCCGCGACCAAGCCGTTCGGCTTCATGAAGTTCACGCCCGGCCCCGGCATCGGCGGACACTGCATCCCGCTGGATCCGCACTACCTCGCCTGGAAGATGAAGACGCTCAACTACCGCACGCGCCTGATCGACCTGGCCGGCGAGATCAACAGCGAGATGCCGCGCTTCGTCATCGAAAAGGTGCGCGACGCGCTGAACGATCGCGGCCGCGCGCTCAAGGGCAGCCGCGTGCTGCTGATCGGCGTCGCCTACAAGAAGGACATCGACGACATCCGCGAAAGCCCCGCGCTCGACATCATCCGGCTGCTCGAGGAAAAGGGCGCGACGGTGCTCTACCACGACCCGTACGTGCCGGAGGTCCGCGAGGACGGCCACGTGTGGACGTCGGTGCCGTTCACTGCGGAGACGCTGGCTGCGGCCGACTGCGTGGTGATCACGACCGATCATTCGGACGTGCGCTACGAGGAGCTGGTCGACCTGCCGATCCCCGTGCTGGACACGCGCAACGCGATGAAGGGGATGGACGGGTTGAACGTCATAGGGTTGTCGGGAGCGGGGGCGCGAGCTGTTTCGCGGGCGGAGACCGTACCCGCCTGA